From the Trifolium pratense cultivar HEN17-A07 linkage group LG4, ARS_RC_1.1, whole genome shotgun sequence genome, the window aaataagggaaCTAATttcaaaatagtgaaaatagagGATCAAAACTACAATTAAATCTATTCACTAGTagaaatatgacatattacttaagcattttacatctgacgaacatatgtcagatgtaaaacgctatatggagtagtcttttcatctggtctcaatatccacagatgtaaaaaatatatagacaagactttttacatctgacttcaaTATACCAGATGAataactaaacgcggtggcaatcttgtaattatggtgaaaattatctaaaatacatatatatctggccatatttagcctcagatgtaaaaagtcaggttgaataaaaaaaataaaataatatttttggaatAGAGAGGTATAcgtatctctctctctctcgcaagacaaaaaaaacgaactcacaaaaaaaaaaagaaatcgaTACGCTCTCTCTCGCGATGCAAACCCTCATCAGCGCCGTCCTCCACCGGCGACGAGATTGAACCTCAGCGCCGTCCTTTAATCAACTCACCACCACCGCCTCACTCGCGCAGTCgtcctctctctctcactcgcgCAGTCatcctctctctctcactcgcgCAGTCGTCCTCTACCCTCACGaaccctaactccaaatcgaagGTTGTCTTTCATTCTCCAGCCTCTACTCTCACGAATCGAAGGTTGTCCTCCTTTCTCCGGCCTCTACTCTCACGAATTGAAGCTTGTCTTTCTCTTTCACATCGATTCAGGTACGTACTCTTGTTTCTCACGAATCGAAGGTTTTAGCTCTTAGCTCTTTGTGGTTTGTTACTTGATTTTGTTTCTACTGAACTGTTTCTTTGTGGTTTGTTACTTGATTTTGTTTCTACTGAACTGTTTCTACTGAACTGTTTCTACTGAACTTTTAGCTCTTAGCTCTTTGGCTGTTCAATTGATTTTCTTTGTGTTACCAGATTTCTTTGTGTTTGTGGTTTGTTACTTGGTTTTAGCTCTTAGCTCTGTGGTTTGTTACTTGATTTTGTTTCTACTGAACTGTTTCTTTGTGTTTGtggtttattttgtttctactGAACTGTTACCTGATTTGGTTTTAGCTCTTATTCTTTGTGTTTGTGTTAAAGTTTAGTGGTAAAGTTTAAGTGATTCATTTAAGTGATTGGTTTCCCATCGGGTACGAAACCAATACTTTAATTGGTGTTACCAtgttttaacttaatttcacaACATAGGTATGGATCGGAGTTGGATGAAAGCTAATAGATTAAGTGCTGAATTTGAACAGGGAGTGATTGAATTTCTTCGATTTGCTGAAATCAATCTTCCATCTCCCGAAAGTAATGCTATAAAAAACCTTTCGACTCCCGAAAGTAATGACGAAAAAAATCTTCCCCCTAAAAGTAATGTACATTTTCGATGTCCATGTGTTCTTTGtggaaataaaaaagaaattcataaGGACCAAATCTTTAGTCATCTCATTTGCAATgggatttgtcaaaattatacaaaatggATATGGCACGGTGAAGAAGTAACAAAGCGAAATGTGTCCCAAAGCAAAAACGTTAGTGTAGATATGGATGATCGTCTTGAAGACATGATGCGTGATATCGGAGAAGACTCGTTTAAGAGGGCTCATGTGCATGATACTTTGTGCAGCGACAAGGATACACCTTTGTACCCGGGATGCACAAATTTTACACGTTTGTCAGCGGTGTTAAAGTTGTTTAATCTGAAGGCAAAGAATGGGTGGACCGACAAAAGTTTTAGCGAATTGCTTGAATTGTTGACACAAATGCTTCCTGAAGGTAACGTAATACCAAACCGGTGTTACGAGGCGAAGAAAGTATTGTGTCCGATGGGTTTGGAGTATGAAAGGATACATGCATGCCCTAATGATTGCATATTATACAGAAAAGAGTTTGTAAACTCTGATCATTGTCCGAAGTGCATGGCGTCACgctacaaaaagaaagatggtgATTCTAGTGATGATGTGGTGACGAAAAAGGGTTCTCCCGCGAAAGTTGTATGGTACCTACCAATAATTCCAAGGTTCAAGAGATTGTTCGCTAATGCAAATGACGCAAAGAATCTTAGATGGCATgtagaagagagaaaatgtgatGGACAAATTCGCCATGTAGCTGATTCTTTGCAATGGAAGAAAATCGATTCTTTGTTTCCAAATTTTGGCAAGGAGTCGAGAAACCTTAGACTTGGACTTGCTACTGATGGAATGAATCCGTTTGGCAATCAAAGTACTAACCATAGTTCATGGCCTGTTCTGCTCATGATTTACAACCTATCTCCATGGTTGTGCATGAAgcgtaaatatattatgttatcgaTGATGATTTCAGGCCCAAGACAACCCGGAAATGACATAGATGTTTATCTAAGTCCCCTAATTGATGATTTAAGAGTGTTGTGGGAGGAAGGAGTTGATGTTTTTGATGCGTATTCTGGAGAACAATTCAATATGCGTGCAATGTTGTTTTGCACCATCAACGACTTTCCGGCATATGGCAATTTGTCTGGGTATAGCGTTAAAGGGCACCTAGCGTGTCCTATATGTGCAAAAGACACAAATTTCAAGCAATTGAAAAAGGGAAAGAAGACTGTGTATCTTGGGCATCGGAGATTTCTAAACCGTTATCATCCATATCGTAGATTGCGGAAAGCTTTCAATGATCACCCGGAGGATGGTGTTGCTCCGGAGCCCTTAACTGGAGAGCAAGTTTATGAACTACAACGTGATATTAATGTTGTCTTTGGAAAGGACGTTGCAAAGGACGTTGGAAAGGGCAAAAAAAAGGCCAAAAAAAAGTCTGATGTTCAAAAAAAGTCTGATGTGAAAATTGCATGGAAAAAGAGGTCGGTGTTCTTTGATCTTCCATATTGGTCCAGTCTTGATGTAAGACATTGTATTGATGTGATGCACGTGGAGAAAAATGTATGTGATAGTGTAATCGGAACACTTCTCAACATTGCAGGCAAGACAAAGGATGGTATAAATGCTCGTCTtgatatggatttgatgggTATACGAAAAGAGCTATTACcacaacaaataaataacaGGACATATTTGCCACCAGCATGTTACACTTTGTctaaaaaagagaaaacaagTTTTTGTGAGTGTTTACAAAGTATCAAAGTGCCGCATGGTTACTCATCAAATGTCAAGAAGCTTGTATCAATGAAAGATCTCAAATTAATTGGCTTAAAGTCTCATGATTGTCATGTGTTGATGCAACAACTCCTACCCGTGGCTATTCGTGGGATATTGCCTGACAATGTTAGGAAAACTATAAGTAGGTTGTGCTTATTCTTCAATGCAATATGTTGTAAAGCCATTGATCCATTGAAGTTAAACGAGTTGGAAAATGAGGCTGCAGTTATCTTGTGTCAATTGGAGATGTATTTCCCTCcttcattttttgacattatGGTTCACTTAATTGTTCATCTAGTACGAGAGATTAGATTGTGCGGACCCATTTATTTAAGGTGGATGTATCCAATAGAGCGATATATGAAGATCCTAAAAGGGTATACAAAAAACCCGCACCGTCCGGAAGCATCGATCGTTGAGAGGTACATTGCAGAAGAAGCTATTGAGTTTTGTTCAAACTATTTGTCAGAAGTGGATGCTATAGGGGTTCCTAAGTCTCGTCACGATGGAAGATGTGGAGGTAGGGGTATACAAGGTTTAAATGTCAAGAGCATGAGTGCTCAGGTAATTCTTCAGGCACATTTGTATATATTGAATAACACGGATGAGGTTGAACCTTACTTATCTGATCACAAAAACATCTTAAAGATAAAGTAcccaagaatgaatgaaaaaggATTGTTAATAGAACATAATAAGAGTTTTTCTGAGTGGTTCAAAGAAAAGGTTGCTTATGATGGTAGTGATTCTGATACAATAAAGTGGTTGTCCTATGAGCCTAAACGTAACATAATAACTTGGAGTGCATTTGATATAAATAGAACTTCCTTTTATACAAAACTAAAGGATGATTGTAGTACCATGCAAAATAGTGGGGTTATGGTTGTGGCTGAGTCCATGCATTTCTCTAGTTCCAAGGATAAAAACCCGGTTATGGCATCTTCGCCCTACTATGGGGTGATTGAAGAGATTTGGGAGGTTGATTACGTTATGTTTAAAGTGCCTCTATTTAAATGCAAGTGGATTAATATTAACAGTGGTGTGCGAATCGATGAATTAGGATTTACATTGGTCGATCTTTGCAAGTTAGCTTATACCGACGAACCTTTCATCATGGCATCCCAAGCAAAACAAGTGTTTTATGTTAAAGATCCTTCGCCTAACAGTAGGTGGTCGGTGGTTTTACAAGGAAAAAATGTGCAAGGTAGTGATGAAAATCAAGATGTGATTCTTGATATTTCCGAAACTCTTCCATTCTCAACAAATGTGCCTACCTTcgttgaagaaaatgaagaggatGACGTGCAAGCTATTCGTTCGGATCATCAAGAAGGGATATGGCAGGACTAGTACGTTTGTGTATTTGATTTAACAAGTTTAtacatttgtgttttttcataagttgtgttttttttttgtaataattaataattagtatGTTTGTGAATTTTGATTTAATTACACATTTGCTTTTGCCATTTGCATTTTTTTGAGCTTCATTTGATCCTGATCAACGTTTTCTTTTTGTGTAAGCAGATACATGGCTGATTCAACCGTCACGGCTTCTTCAAGccaaaaaaagagaggaagaggTGCTACTATGATGAGAAAACTTACCAAAGTTCATCAATCGGGTCAACTCCTATCTGTCACATTTCATCCAAAAACATGGAATCCTACCGGTGCTCATGCAAAAACGTTCAAGAGTTATTTGTCATATCTTGCTCGAAGTAGTTGTAGTATTTTGAAAGATGAGTGGAAGGACGTAGACataaatgaaaaagagaaaatgtTGAGTGATCTTGAGgtattttaaatttatcattTATCCTTTAATTTTTGTATCAAGTGATATGTATTTGCCTTCATTTCGGGTTCCCTGCTGATCTGGCAGTTTTGTTATtatgtggaaaaaaaaactaacaaaattttaatgtaTATATGTAGAGTTATTTTGTTGTACCAGTAATTCATAAAGATCCGGATAAAGATCCTTTGAGGAATGCATTGTTATCTTATGCGGGAGACAGATGGAGAGGTTTTAAGACGCAACTCACGAGAGAATATGTTTCAAACCCCAAAGAAGATCGTGAACCTCCATATGTGAGGTATTCTTTTATTAAAGAAGGTATATGGAAACAGTTTTTGGCGTCCCGACATACCCCTGAATTTAAGGTTAGTAGTAATGTTCTTAGTAatatatttagtaaaaatataatcTGCGTGCTTGCTATAATCTGCGTGCTTGCTGTAATCTGCCTGCTATAATCTGCAATCTGCCTGCTATAATAATCTGCAATCTGCCTGCTATAACCTGTCTGCTATAATCTGCTATCATCTGTAATCTGCCTGCTATAATCTGCAATCTGCCTGCTATAATAATCTGCAATCTGCCTGCTATAACCTGTCTGCTATAATCTGCTATCATCTGTAATCTGCCTGCTATAATCTGCAATCTGCCTGCTATAATAATCTGCAATCTGCCTGCTATAACCTGTCTGCTATAATCTGCTATCATCTGCAATCTGCCTgctataatttagtaaaaatatatgatCTGCTATCAGCTGTCGTAGTTTTCAATTTGGGGAAAATATTACATATTGTTTGGTGGTTATTACAATCAGATTGCTAATAGTAATGAATTGACATTATAATAGGAAAAAAGTCAAAAGGGTAAAGAAAAAGTGGCCAACAATGTCCACCCACATAGATTATCGCGTGGAGGGTATGATTTGCTTATGGAGACTATGATGGCTGAAAAGAGGTCGAGAGACAGCGGTGATCGTACTCCATCTCCACCCCCACGTTATGAGGGCTGGAAGAGGGCACGACAAAAACCAGATGGTTCGTACACATCAACGGCTACAAAAGTTGTTGCCGACAAAATTGTAAGTAAACTTTTGATAATTACACGCATAGTCAAGCCATCTGAATGTTTATTTGTAATTACTTTCAAAGTGCATTTTTTGCATTTTGTAGGATTCTCTAGTTGAAGAGACGGAAAAGGGCAGCTTTGTTCCAATGGGACGTGATGATATTCTTACAGCTGCCCTTGGAACAGCTGAGCATGGTGGCCAAGTTCGTGGTGTTGGACGAGGTGCTACAATTACCAATTATTTTGGAAGGGCTTTACGTTCATCACCATATACGGATGTCACCGAGCAGCTCTCACAActagaaacaaaaattagagCTGAATTTGAAGAGAAGATGGCTGTAGAGCGTCAAATGATGCAAAAGACAATGCTGGATACACTTAAGTCTGCCGGTTTCTCTCAAAACGCCTCCCCAACAAAGCAACAGGTTGACAATTGTTCTCCAATAGATATTGCAGGGAACTTTGACAGTATGAAAGCTAGTTGCTCTGTTGCACCAGCAAACATGAAGGAGGACTTAGATAATGACACAGACTCGGTTCAAAAATTGTTATGCATGATTGTGAAAAGGAAAACATATTTGCCCATACAATTAGAACATGATAAGTTTGTCACCAATTTTAAGATGTCGCCAAAGTATATGAAAGACTTATTGGTGGGTGATAGATGGCTTGACTATTCAATTCTACAGCTTTGGTGCACGTAAGTACATTTTTGTTACTGCTATTCAGGTATATGCATTGTCTTATGTAAAAGTCTTATGTTTTTCCTCTCTTTACTATTCAGGTATATGCATCGTCTTTCCTTAGACACAAAAAACTCagatttatttgcatttttggACCCATGTCAATTGAGTTTTGCATCAAAGCCAGTCTCATTTCAAAAGGCGGGTAAACAATACATACAAAATCAGTTGCGTGATCTAAACAAAGTGTGCTACTTAGCACCACATCTTTGGGagtaagtatatatatatatgtatagcTTATGTCATTGATAAGCTACatgtattttcttatttattttgataGCATAATCACTAATAATTGTTCTTTCATGTGTACAGCGGGCATTGGCAATTAATAATTATGTGTCCTAAGGACAATGTAATAGTTTGCCTTTGTTCATTACACCATAAGATACCTGAAGCAGCGAAGAGTCTTTTTACAAAGTAAGTTATTACGTTATTTAGTTTGCCTTTAGTTTGCCTTTGTTTATCCACTTACTGCCTATTAAAGCATTGTTGATTGTTAAATTTTTGTAGTGCTTTTAAAGTTCATCAATTAGCAACATTTGGTAATAGAAAGAAGACTTCATGGATTTTTCCCAAAGTAAGTGTGgcgtaaattttaatatttatttacgttAATAACACATGATGATTgattcgtattttttttttggcatatatatatgtattaacTAAATGTCATTTATATGTAGACAAGGGTACAGCCTAACGGCAATGACTGTGGATATTATGTAATGAAGAATATGATTGACATTGTCTCTGCTAGTATTACAAAGAATTGGATGGAGGTATCGTATTTTTCTTTATCGTGCATATGTAGtagtgaatgaatgatgatataTAGGCTGCTGTACGTGCATATTGTTGTATACTTAGtagtgaatgaatgatgatataTAGTCTACCTGATGTCAATTATATAGACATTTGTATATAGGCACATGTGCTTGTTTTTTTTGCTGCTGTGGTTGTTGTTTTTGCTGCTGTGCATGAGCCTTGTTACAAACCAGTAAACATGCTTGCTGTTGTGCTTGTTTTTTTTGCTGCTGTTTGGTAAAGTTGGTCGGACGACTCAGATGTGTCTGAGAGTTAtgacttaaaattttgaattagaCTTAACTATAAAATCAGTGATTACCATCTCTAGAAAGAGTGTGTAGCTAAATATGAGGACTCTTAGGACATATACCTTTGCTTGAAGATACTTCCATTGCTAAGCAGAAGCTGTGGATAGTGTGTAGCTGAATCTATTTCTATAGAAACTACTTGACAGTTTTAGTTCTTATAGTTTGCATTGGCAAACAATTGGCTATGGCTTTGATCAAATCAGTGCGCTTTAAGCACCTAAATTCTTGATTAATCCTGCGTGCGTGCTTGCTGGTTTATAACATGTTGTAGTTTACatatgaattatgttatttacatattGTAGGTGTTCAATGATCCCACGGCATTAACAGATGAGGAGTTGTATGATTTGCGAGACCGCTGGGCAACTTGTTTTCTTCAACTATATAATcccgaggtagattatgatgatgCCGACGAGAAAgattaggagctagctaggtttgtgtgaagttacaatggactagttatgatgatgttttaatttgtattttggatggattagtattaattattatgatgttttgtattttggattaCAATGTGGTTGTACTTTAAtgacattattactatatatatgttgaatgttgaatttgaatttggctatggatgttgaattttagtattatgttcttgatgcaagttatgttatattgttggcattgtgggttagatttttttaataaaaaaaaagatttaaaatatatatataaaaaaaaaacgcaggtttttcaaaaaaaaaaaaaaaataaagttaagatTTCACATCAGGtagacttggtcagatgtaaaaagtccaatttaattttaaaaaaataatatttgaatttcgcttggtcagaggtaaaaagtgtttttttacatctgactacgccagatgtaaaatgtgtatacttactaagtctcgtgcgcctacatctgacatttttcagatgtaaaaagtggttttcgccagatgtaaaatagcttttttctactagtgattgtaaaaataaaaataaaaacaaaaactgcaattaagccAAAAGTATATTGAGTGAGGTTTTAAAAAGTTTAGGagaattttgaataaattttaaaatcattcCTATCATTTTATTATGGTATTCTTGATgcaaagaaaatattaattatatgtatTTCTATCCAGCATTTCGAAAAATGTTCCTCTAAATAAACATggttaataattatatttctcTAAGTCACTAGGTTTAATTTAGTGGTGAAGAATTTAGATAATATATATGAGGTCATAAGTTTGATGATCATTGCtaacattgtaaaaaaaaattacatttctcttcatttctctttctctcatttCCTCTAGAGCCTTCTCTTCTAAAAGTTTTGAGAAGAAAGTAACAATTATGAGAGGACTTAGATGGGAAGGGAAGAGAGGAAGAGataaatacattttatttgaTTGAATATTTTTGTCTAGAGTGAGGAAGAGATATctacaattaatataattttaattttaagaataTTCTATAAGGATAAAAAggatttgaaggaaaaaaagcatttttttttgtacaaagagggaaaagaaaaagaaaagaaacaaaagaaactaTCTAGAAAATAAAGTCTCACTAGCATCAGCTAGTAGGAGAAGATTCATTTCAACAGGTGGTGCAAACACAGAAGAATAAGCCTCAAGGTTATTGGCTCCAAGCTTTGCTAAGTAATCTGCACAAGCATTTCTCTCTCATGAAGAGTGTGAACCACTTTGACTCTCCTCTCTCTAGCAAGGAGATTCTTAATATTGTGAATAATAGCCGCGTAATGATGTCAAGCATTAACAGGATCATGTATCAACTTGATAACGGTCTTCGAATCAAAATAGCACAAAAGCTCCTTGATATCTAACTCCCAAGCCAAAGTTAAGCCATGATACACTGCCATAAGTTCCGCATGAAGAATGTTTGAAAATCCTATATAACCAGCAAATCCGTGGATCCAAGCACCGTCAGAATTTCGAATCAAACCTCCAAAGCCAGAAATTCCAGGATTGTCGATGCTACTCCCATCAACATTAAGGATCATTCCGCTACCTCCCCGAGCATTCCACCGAACCGTTCTAGTAGTTGGACTCTCAAAGTGCTTGAGGAAACACTTCTTAAGCAGGTGGACCAAATTCTCCGTACACATCCTAAgggaaaaataagaaatcaactcATTCTCCATACAAAGATGGTTTCTTGCTCTCCAAATCCACCAAATTGCAGCCAGGAAAGAAAATGTTTATGGTCCGTCTATGCCATGTTTCATCCAGACATAAAGATCCCCCTCTTGAAAGAAAGTATGATCCGTGATTCCAATCGATTTCCCGAAGCTCCTAACAAACTCACAATCTCTTAAACAGTGCAAAATTGTCTCTTCTTCCGT encodes:
- the LOC123881595 gene encoding uncharacterized protein LOC123881595: MADSTVTASSSQKKRGRGATMMRKLTKVHQSGQLLSVTFHPKTWNPTGAHAKTFKSYLSYLARSSCSILKDEWKDVDINEKEKMLSDLESYFVVPVIHKDPDKDPLRNALLSYAGDRWRGFKTQLTREYVSNPKEDREPPYVRYSFIKEGIWKQFLASRHTPEFKEKSQKGKEKVANNVHPHRLSRGGYDLLMETMMAEKRSRDSGDRTPSPPPRYEGWKRARQKPDGSYTSTATKVVADKIDSLVEETEKGSFVPMGRDDILTAALGTAEHGGQVRGVGRGATITNYFGRALRSSPYTDVTEQLSQLETKIRAEFEEKMAVERQMMQKTMLDTLKSAGFSQNASPTKQQVDNCSPIDIAGNFDSMKASCSVAPANMKEDLDNDTDSVQKLLCMIVKRKTYLPIQLEHDKFVTNFKMSPKYMKDLLVGDRWLDYSILQLWCTYMHRLSLDTKNSDLFAFLDPCQLSFASKPVSFQKAGKQYIQNQLRDLNKVCYLAPHLWDGHWQLIIMCPKDNVIVCLCSLHHKIPEAAKSLFTNAFKVHQLATFGNRKKTSWIFPKTRVQPNGNDCGYYVMKNMIDIVSASITKNWMEVFNDPTALTDEELYDLRDRWATCFLQLYNPEVDYDDADEKD
- the LOC123922787 gene encoding uncharacterized protein LOC123922787; amino-acid sequence: MDRSWMKANRLSAEFEQGVIEFLRFAEINLPSPESNAIKNLSTPESNDEKNLPPKSNVHFRCPCVLCGNKKEIHKDQIFSHLICNGICQNYTKWIWHGEEVTKRNVSQSKNVSVDMDDRLEDMMRDIGEDSFKRAHVHDTLCSDKDTPLYPGCTNFTRLSAVLKLFNLKAKNGWTDKSFSELLELLTQMLPEGNVIPNRCYEAKKVLCPMGLEYERIHACPNDCILYRKEFVNSDHCPKCMASRYKKKDGDSSDDVVTKKGSPAKVVWYLPIIPRFKRLFANANDAKNLRWHVEERKCDGQIRHVADSLQWKKIDSLFPNFGKESRNLRLGLATDGMNPFGNQSTNHSSWPVLLMIYNLSPWLCMKRKYIMLSMMISGPRQPGNDIDVYLSPLIDDLRVLWEEGVDVFDAYSGEQFNMRAMLFCTINDFPAYGNLSGYSVKGHLACPICAKDTNFKQLKKGKKTVYLGHRRFLNRYHPYRRLRKAFNDHPEDGVAPEPLTGEQVYELQRDINVVFGKDVAKDVGKGKKKAKKKSDVQKKSDVKIAWKKRSVFFDLPYWSSLDVRHCIDVMHVEKNVCDSVIGTLLNIAGKTKDGINARLDMDLMGIRKELLPQQINNRTYLPPACYTLSKKEKTSFCECLQSIKVPHGYSSNVKKLVSMKDLKLIGLKSHDCHVLMQQLLPVAIRGILPDNVRKTISRLCLFFNAICCKAIDPLKLNELENEAAVILCQLEMYFPPSFFDIMVHLIVHLVREIRLCGPIYLRWMYPIERYMKILKGYTKNPHRPEASIVERYIAEEAIEFCSNYLSEVDAIGVPKSRHDGRCGGRGIQGLNVKSMSAQVILQAHLYILNNTDEVEPYLSDHKNILKIKYPRMNEKGLLIEHNKSFSEWFKEKVAYDGSDSDTIKWLSYEPKRNIITWSAFDINRTSFYTKLKDDCSTMQNSGVMVVAESMHFSSSKDKNPVMASSPYYGVIEEIWEVDYVMFKVPLFKCKWININSGVRIDELGFTLVDLCKLAYTDEPFIMASQAKQVFYVKDPSPNSRWSVVLQGKNVQGSDENQDVILDISETLPFSTNVPTFVEENEEDDVQAIRSDHQEGIWQD